One genomic segment of Salinigranum rubrum includes these proteins:
- a CDS encoding GNAT family N-acetyltransferase: MTGNEPILGDDGPDVRVRQAREGDILAVLRVVEGAMLEVGANQVRRRTESGGVLVAERGGRVVGALVRDGEHVEAIAVHPQQRGSGVGSRLIERVLEEMGRVTAEFRAEVRPFYESLGFDIEERAGEKRLWGERER, encoded by the coding sequence ATGACCGGGAACGAGCCGATACTGGGTGATGACGGGCCGGACGTTCGGGTCCGCCAGGCGCGCGAGGGCGACATCCTCGCCGTTCTCCGGGTGGTCGAGGGCGCGATGCTCGAAGTGGGCGCGAACCAGGTGCGGCGGCGGACCGAGTCGGGAGGAGTGCTCGTCGCCGAGCGGGGTGGAAGAGTGGTCGGCGCGCTCGTCCGTGACGGCGAGCACGTCGAGGCCATCGCGGTCCATCCACAGCAGCGAGGGTCGGGCGTGGGCAGCCGACTCATCGAACGGGTGCTCGAAGAGATGGGTCGGGTGACGGCCGAGTTCCGCGCGGAGGTGCGGCCCTTCTACGAGTCGCTGGGGTTCGACATCGAGGAGCGAGCGGGGGAGAAGCGACTGTGGGGCGAACGCGAGCGGTGA
- a CDS encoding threonine aldolase family protein — MIDLRSDTVTKPSQAMRDAARDAEVGDDVYGDDPSVNELERRAADLVGKEKALFVPSGTMGNQVAIRTHTERGQELVVDEQAHVVKWEVGGVADLSGVQARMVDCGPRAVPTAAQVEAAHVEESLHRPGTGLLCVENTHNSRGGVAVGVDEIAEACEAAHDLGVPVHLDGARVFNASVALGVAPEELTGPADTVNFCLSKGLGAPVGSILAGPEGFVERARRVRKLFGGGMRQAGIVAAPGLLALENVDRLAEDHANARTLAAGLDDIAGLSTREPDTNIVMLSVEADVHADDLVAACEEHGVAFGARDASSARLCTHLDVSRAEVREAVDRVAAAVGSLRA, encoded by the coding sequence ATGATAGACCTCCGCTCGGACACCGTCACGAAGCCATCGCAGGCCATGCGCGACGCCGCCCGCGACGCCGAGGTGGGCGACGACGTCTACGGCGACGACCCCTCGGTCAACGAACTCGAACGCCGCGCCGCCGACCTCGTCGGCAAAGAGAAGGCGCTGTTCGTGCCGTCGGGGACGATGGGCAACCAGGTCGCCATCCGCACCCACACCGAGCGGGGGCAGGAACTCGTCGTCGACGAGCAGGCCCACGTCGTCAAGTGGGAAGTCGGCGGCGTCGCCGACCTCTCGGGGGTGCAGGCGCGGATGGTCGACTGCGGCCCGCGCGCGGTTCCGACGGCCGCACAGGTCGAAGCGGCCCACGTCGAGGAGTCGCTGCACCGGCCCGGCACGGGCTTACTCTGCGTGGAGAACACCCACAACAGCCGCGGCGGCGTCGCCGTCGGCGTCGACGAAATCGCGGAGGCCTGCGAGGCGGCTCACGACCTCGGAGTCCCCGTCCACCTCGACGGGGCCCGCGTGTTCAACGCGAGCGTCGCGCTCGGCGTCGCACCCGAGGAGCTGACCGGGCCCGCCGACACGGTGAACTTCTGTCTCTCGAAGGGGCTCGGCGCGCCCGTCGGGTCGATTCTCGCCGGCCCCGAGGGGTTCGTCGAGCGGGCACGGCGAGTCAGAAAGCTGTTCGGCGGGGGGATGCGACAGGCCGGTATCGTCGCCGCTCCCGGGCTCTTGGCGCTGGAGAACGTCGACCGACTCGCGGAGGACCACGCGAACGCCCGGACGCTCGCTGCGGGTCTCGACGACATCGCCGGGCTGTCGACCCGGGAACCGGACACGAACATCGTGATGCTCTCCGTCGAGGCGGACGTCCACGCCGACGACCTCGTCGCCGCGTGCGAAGAACACGGCGTCGCCTTCGGGGCGCGGGACGCCTCGTCGGCCCGACTGTGTACCCACCTCGACGTCTCCCGGGCCGAAGTACGGGAGGCGGTCGACCGCGTCGCGGCGGCGGTCGGGAGCCTGCGCGCCTGA
- a CDS encoding phosphoglucomutase/phosphomannomutase family protein → MDAISFGTDGWRATLDTFTDDRVRVVGQAVADYLSEEGFDDPVLVGYDARESSPGFADSLAEVLSGNGFDVVLPERDCPTPVTAYNIVDRGCSGALMLTASHNPPEYNGVKFIPSDGAPALPEVTEKIEANLREPDLLPEEEHGEIRREDLVAVHAEHARSLVDADLSGVTVVYDAIHGSGRGVTDALLESAGADVVRLRCEDDPTFGGAHPEPSAENLVGLEEAVDEHDADLGVANDGDADRVAFVTPERGKLDENLFFAALYDYLLESDSGPAIRTVSTTFLIDRIAEAHGQEVFETPVGFKWVAQGMKEHDALVGGEESGGFSIRGHIREKDGVLMGLLGAAIASEDPFDARVDRLLETHGDIVADKISVDCPDSEKERVLSDLESELPETVAGREIAKVVTLDGFKLLLDDGSWLLVRPSGTEPVLRVYAEASSEERIEELLDAGRDLVEPLV, encoded by the coding sequence ATGGACGCGATTTCCTTCGGTACTGACGGGTGGCGCGCCACGCTGGACACGTTCACCGACGACCGGGTGCGGGTCGTCGGCCAGGCCGTCGCGGACTACCTCTCCGAGGAAGGGTTCGACGACCCGGTCCTCGTGGGGTACGACGCGCGCGAGTCCTCGCCGGGGTTCGCCGACTCGCTCGCTGAGGTGCTGTCGGGCAACGGGTTCGACGTCGTCCTCCCGGAGCGGGACTGTCCGACACCGGTCACGGCGTACAACATCGTCGACCGCGGCTGTTCCGGCGCGCTCATGCTGACCGCGTCGCACAACCCCCCGGAGTACAACGGCGTGAAGTTCATTCCGAGCGACGGCGCACCCGCGCTCCCCGAGGTGACGGAGAAGATAGAGGCGAACCTCCGCGAACCCGACCTCCTGCCCGAGGAAGAACACGGCGAAATCAGGCGGGAAGACCTCGTCGCCGTCCACGCCGAGCACGCCCGCTCGCTCGTCGACGCCGACCTCTCGGGAGTCACGGTCGTGTACGACGCGATTCATGGAAGTGGTCGCGGCGTCACGGACGCGCTGCTCGAATCGGCCGGGGCCGACGTCGTCAGACTGCGCTGTGAGGACGACCCGACGTTCGGCGGCGCACACCCCGAACCGAGCGCGGAGAACCTCGTCGGACTGGAGGAGGCGGTCGACGAGCACGACGCCGACCTCGGCGTGGCGAACGACGGCGACGCCGACCGGGTCGCGTTCGTCACGCCCGAGCGGGGGAAGTTAGACGAGAACCTCTTCTTCGCCGCGCTGTACGACTACCTGCTCGAGTCGGACTCCGGGCCGGCCATCAGGACCGTGTCGACGACGTTCCTCATCGACCGCATCGCCGAGGCCCACGGGCAGGAAGTGTTCGAGACGCCGGTCGGCTTCAAGTGGGTCGCACAGGGGATGAAAGAACACGACGCGCTCGTCGGCGGCGAGGAGTCGGGCGGCTTCTCGATCCGCGGCCACATCCGCGAGAAGGACGGCGTCCTCATGGGGCTTCTGGGCGCGGCCATCGCCAGCGAGGACCCGTTCGACGCCCGCGTCGACCGCCTCCTGGAGACGCACGGCGACATCGTCGCGGACAAGATATCGGTCGACTGTCCCGACTCGGAGAAAGAGCGCGTCCTCTCGGACCTCGAATCGGAACTGCCCGAGACGGTCGCCGGACGTGAAATCGCGAAGGTCGTCACCCTCGACGGGTTCAAACTCCTCTTAGACGACGGCTCGTGGCTCCTCGTGCGTCCCTCGGGGACCGAACCGGTGCTGCGAGTGTACGCCGAGGCGTCGAGCGAGGAACGGATCGAGGAACTGCTGGACGCCGGTCGCGACCTCGTCGAACCGCTGGTCTGA
- a CDS encoding replication factor C small subunit: MSEASQDASSPSGREIWIEKYRPQTLQDIYGQEDTIERLQSYVDRDDLPHLMFAGPAGVGKTTSATAIARELYGDDWRGNFLELNASDERGIDVVRDRIKSFARSQMSRDHDYRLIFLDEADSLTDDAQSALRRTMEQFSDTTRFILSCNYSSKIIDPIQSRCAVFRFSPLSEDAIRRQVEDIATAEGIETTAEGIDALVYYADGDMRRAINALQAAATTGEVVDEEGVFTVTSTARPEDIREMVGAAVDGDFPAARAKLATLLDDVGMAGGDIIDQLHRSVWDFDLADREAARLMERIGEADYRIAEGANERVQLEALLASLALDG; encoded by the coding sequence ATGAGCGAGGCCTCCCAGGATGCGAGTTCGCCGTCGGGCCGCGAGATCTGGATCGAGAAGTACCGGCCTCAAACCCTGCAAGACATCTACGGGCAGGAGGACACCATCGAGCGCCTCCAGTCGTACGTCGACCGCGACGACCTGCCGCACCTGATGTTCGCCGGGCCGGCCGGCGTCGGGAAAACCACCTCGGCGACGGCCATCGCCCGGGAACTGTACGGCGACGACTGGCGGGGCAACTTCCTCGAACTCAACGCGAGCGACGAGCGCGGTATCGACGTCGTCCGCGACCGCATCAAGAGCTTCGCGCGCTCGCAGATGAGCCGCGACCACGACTACCGGCTCATCTTCCTCGACGAGGCCGACTCGCTGACCGACGACGCCCAGTCCGCGCTCCGCCGGACGATGGAGCAGTTCTCCGACACGACGCGCTTCATCCTCTCGTGTAACTACTCCTCGAAGATCATCGACCCCATCCAGTCTCGCTGTGCGGTGTTCCGCTTCTCGCCCCTCTCCGAGGACGCCATCCGAAGACAGGTCGAGGACATCGCCACGGCGGAGGGAATCGAGACCACCGCCGAGGGCATCGACGCCCTCGTCTACTACGCCGACGGCGACATGCGCCGCGCAATCAACGCGCTGCAGGCCGCGGCGACGACGGGTGAGGTCGTCGACGAGGAGGGCGTCTTCACCGTCACCTCCACGGCCAGACCCGAGGACATCCGCGAGATGGTCGGCGCCGCCGTCGACGGCGACTTCCCGGCGGCGCGGGCGAAACTCGCCACGCTCCTCGACGACGTCGGCATGGCCGGCGGCGACATCATCGACCAACTGCATCGGTCGGTGTGGGACTTCGACCTCGCGGACAGAGAGGCGGCCCGCCTGATGGAGCGCATCGGCGAGGCCGACTACCGGATCGCAGAGGGCGCGAACGAGCGCGTCCAGCTAGAGGCGCTCTTGGCGTCGCTCGCGCTCGACGGCTGA
- a CDS encoding DUF7563 family protein, with protein sequence MPSCDHCGSHISERFARVFADEIGRVLACPNCSANAGIAEVARNRTRNA encoded by the coding sequence ATGCCAAGTTGCGACCACTGCGGGTCGCACATCTCCGAGCGCTTCGCGCGCGTGTTCGCCGACGAAATCGGGCGAGTCCTCGCCTGTCCAAACTGTTCGGCGAACGCTGGTATCGCGGAGGTTGCACGGAATCGGACCCGCAATGCATGA
- a CDS encoding GIY-YIG nuclease family protein codes for MHYAYLLRCADGSYYAGYTTDPRRREAEHDAGEGAKYTRGRTPVELVHVEAFDSRSAAMSREYALKRLSHDRKRRLAVETDVERVLAEEPPA; via the coding sequence GTGCACTACGCGTACCTCCTCCGGTGTGCGGACGGGTCGTACTACGCGGGCTACACGACCGACCCGCGCCGTCGGGAGGCCGAACACGACGCGGGCGAGGGGGCGAAGTACACCCGGGGACGAACGCCCGTCGAACTGGTCCACGTCGAGGCGTTCGACTCCCGCTCGGCGGCGATGTCCCGCGAGTACGCGCTCAAGCGACTCTCTCACGACCGGAAGCGACGGCTCGCCGTCGAGACGGACGTCGAGCGCGTGCTCGCCGAGGAGCCGCCGGCGTGA
- the samp2 gene encoding ubiquitin-like small modifier protein SAMP2, giving the protein MRVTCDVVGEGSREVDLSETATYADLVRAVGYSVHEVTVLVDGRPVPEDRTVDPEREDVRVLRLVKGG; this is encoded by the coding sequence ATGCGCGTCACATGCGACGTCGTCGGCGAGGGGAGTCGGGAGGTGGACCTCTCCGAGACGGCGACGTACGCCGACCTCGTCCGCGCGGTGGGGTACAGCGTCCACGAGGTGACCGTCCTCGTCGACGGTCGGCCCGTCCCCGAGGACCGCACGGTCGACCCCGAGCGGGAGGACGTTCGAGTTCTCAGACTCGTGAAGGGTGGCTAG
- a CDS encoding NADPH-dependent FMN reductase, with protein sequence MSIRLVAISGSRRDGSYTKQALEHVLRRARDAGAETTLLDLGAVDLPLYHPDLSTSERGDAAEALRLVREADAVLLGSPVYHDSYSSTFKNFHDYCGFDEYDRTVVGLVAVAGGGSYGSTFEHMRSTVRGVHGLVVPRQVGIRRARTKFAEGEVTDEGIEERLDALAEQVVDYAERLRR encoded by the coding sequence ATGTCCATCCGTCTCGTCGCTATCAGCGGGAGCCGCCGCGACGGCAGCTACACGAAGCAGGCGCTCGAACACGTCCTCCGGCGGGCCCGCGACGCCGGCGCCGAGACGACCCTGCTCGACCTCGGAGCCGTCGACCTCCCCCTCTATCACCCGGACCTCTCGACATCGGAGCGCGGTGACGCCGCGGAGGCGCTCCGGCTGGTTCGGGAGGCCGACGCCGTCCTGCTCGGGTCGCCGGTCTACCACGACTCGTACTCCTCGACGTTCAAGAACTTCCACGACTACTGTGGCTTCGACGAGTACGACCGAACGGTGGTGGGACTGGTCGCCGTCGCCGGGGGTGGGTCGTACGGGAGCACGTTCGAACACATGCGGTCGACGGTGCGCGGCGTCCACGGACTCGTGGTCCCGCGACAGGTCGGCATCCGGCGGGCGCGGACGAAGTTCGCCGAGGGAGAGGTGACGGACGAGGGAATCGAAGAGCGCCTCGACGCGCTCGCGGAGCAGGTCGTCGACTACGCCGAACGGCTTCGGCGGTGA
- the rpiA gene encoding ribose-5-phosphate isomerase RpiA: MKTTGGSDGAKRRAGESAAALVEPGMTVGLGTGSTAAHAIRRLGERVADGLDIEGVPTSFDSRQRARDAGIPLRALEDVDTIDLAIDGADQVADFALVKGGGAAHAREKLVDTAAERFVVVVDSSKQADVLSHPVPVEVLPVAHSVVAGTVRDAGGEPSLRRADRKDGPVVTDNGNLVLDCEFGDIAEPTALARTLSEMPGVVEHGLFVGSADEVHVGTDSGVRVLERE, translated from the coding sequence ATGAAGACGACCGGCGGGAGCGACGGGGCGAAGCGACGGGCGGGCGAGTCGGCCGCCGCGCTCGTCGAACCGGGGATGACGGTCGGTCTCGGGACGGGGAGTACGGCCGCCCACGCGATTCGACGCCTCGGGGAGCGCGTCGCGGACGGCCTCGACATCGAGGGCGTCCCCACCTCGTTCGACTCGCGGCAACGCGCCCGCGACGCCGGCATACCGCTCCGCGCCCTCGAAGACGTAGATACAATCGACCTCGCCATCGACGGGGCCGACCAGGTCGCCGACTTCGCACTCGTCAAGGGCGGCGGGGCGGCCCACGCCCGCGAGAAACTCGTCGACACCGCCGCCGAGCGGTTCGTCGTCGTCGTCGACTCCTCGAAGCAGGCCGACGTGCTCTCGCATCCGGTCCCGGTCGAGGTGTTGCCGGTCGCCCACAGCGTGGTCGCGGGGACTGTCCGCGACGCGGGGGGTGAGCCGTCGCTCCGCCGCGCCGACCGCAAGGACGGGCCGGTCGTGACGGACAACGGGAACCTCGTTCTCGACTGCGAGTTCGGCGACATCGCTGAACCCACAGCACTCGCTCGCACGCTCTCGGAGATGCCGGGCGTCGTCGAACACGGACTGTTCGTCGGCAGCGCGGACGAGGTGCACGTCGGAACCGACTCCGGCGTTCGCGTCCTCGAACGCGAGTGA
- the larB gene encoding nickel pincer cofactor biosynthesis protein LarB, with protein sequence MRDILDAVAAGDLSPEAAEARLRGYATTEAGRFDAARETRRGVPEAILAEGKTPTETADLAATSVETTRRAVVTRVDSETAQAVEAGLPDPVDIDYDERARTLVAHAPDFDAPALDATVAVVTAGTSDAPVAGEASVVAREMGATVEWLEDVGVAHLGRILDVLDPIRAADVVVVAAGREGALPTVVAGLVDTPVVGLPVSTGYGFGGDGEAALAGMLQSCTVLSVVNVDAGFVAGAQAGLVARAVDAARSGEGSN encoded by the coding sequence ATGCGAGACATCCTCGATGCGGTCGCGGCGGGCGACCTCTCGCCCGAGGCTGCAGAGGCACGGCTGCGCGGCTACGCGACGACGGAGGCGGGACGCTTCGACGCCGCCCGCGAGACCCGGCGGGGCGTCCCGGAGGCGATTCTGGCAGAGGGGAAGACGCCGACGGAGACCGCCGACCTGGCCGCGACGAGCGTCGAGACGACGCGACGCGCCGTCGTCACCCGCGTCGACAGCGAGACCGCACAGGCCGTCGAAGCCGGCCTCCCGGACCCGGTCGACATCGACTACGACGAGCGCGCGCGGACGCTCGTCGCCCACGCCCCCGACTTCGACGCGCCCGCGCTCGACGCGACGGTGGCCGTCGTCACCGCGGGGACCTCCGACGCCCCCGTCGCGGGCGAGGCGAGCGTCGTCGCCCGCGAGATGGGTGCGACCGTCGAGTGGCTCGAAGACGTCGGCGTCGCTCACCTGGGCCGAATTCTCGACGTGCTCGACCCCATCCGCGCCGCGGACGTCGTCGTCGTCGCGGCCGGCCGCGAGGGCGCGCTCCCGACAGTCGTCGCCGGACTCGTCGACACGCCGGTCGTCGGCCTCCCCGTCTCGACGGGCTACGGCTTCGGCGGCGACGGCGAGGCGGCGCTCGCGGGGATGCTCCAGTCCTGTACCGTCCTCTCGGTCGTCAACGTCGACGCCGGCTTCGTCGCGGGCGCACAGGCCGGCCTCGTCGCCCGCGCCGTCGACGCCGCCCGGTCGGGGGAGGGCTCGAACTGA
- a CDS encoding diadenylate cyclase, translating into MSPTDPLHVDYATVPKLIELITYVAESISLGFDRWDEPYVRGPSLYFVLVSGTHVREYADPLGENTWPVGICKIVTDDLDAFVEAAGSVAFERDGAVVVSGDGTIQEQMVRIKSPSEAVAAETEVEYADWMGTKHLSAAESSVREAVLAAITLSEENGRVTVFEDGEYMDFERRELGGLWRPASET; encoded by the coding sequence ATGTCCCCCACAGACCCGTTGCACGTCGACTACGCGACGGTTCCGAAGCTCATCGAACTCATCACGTACGTCGCAGAGAGCATCAGTCTCGGGTTCGACCGGTGGGACGAACCGTACGTCCGCGGGCCGAGCCTCTACTTCGTGCTGGTCTCGGGGACGCACGTCCGCGAGTACGCCGACCCGCTGGGGGAGAACACGTGGCCGGTCGGAATCTGCAAAATCGTCACCGACGACCTCGACGCGTTCGTCGAGGCGGCGGGGTCGGTCGCGTTCGAGCGCGACGGCGCCGTCGTCGTGAGCGGCGACGGGACGATCCAAGAGCAGATGGTGCGCATCAAGAGCCCGAGCGAAGCCGTCGCCGCGGAGACGGAGGTCGAGTACGCCGACTGGATGGGAACCAAACACCTGAGCGCGGCCGAGTCGTCCGTCCGCGAGGCGGTGCTGGCGGCCATCACGCTCAGCGAGGAGAACGGCCGCGTGACCGTCTTCGAGGACGGCGAGTACATGGACTTCGAGCGGAGAGAACTCGGCGGTCTGTGGCGACCGGCGTCGGAGACGTAG
- a CDS encoding MFS transporter: protein MDRRPPSESYVLLGLASAGYFLFTFTWFSLAAFLPPVIEELGLTSTQAGIVSGAIQLSYIPLSLVSGLVIDRLGSRSALGAGLFVIGAAHVVRGLPTGFVTILLPTLLIGVGGMAVTFGLPKLVSELFPPERSGTMSSVYMIGATLGSATVFAVARPLIGPFVGGWRPFFWYTGAVVVGFAAVWTVASWYLWGRIDEFPAQADDQTFSLASMREDLVSVVTHYGLFLVVIVATLRLFITHGLSSWLPTILEARGVTPTLAGTLTSLFILVRVLGIVSVPVLSDRFSTRRLPIVACGLAGTLGLLGLVVAGGVWTLTLSLVLIGTFVIGGLSPLVRALPIEMAGIGPRLTAVATGLMFTFGEVGGFAGPFLIGALRDLTGAFAPSLVVLAVASLGTAVAGYFMDEPAEAEYAESAAEPTD, encoded by the coding sequence GTGGACCGACGACCCCCGTCCGAATCGTACGTGCTCCTCGGACTCGCCAGCGCGGGCTACTTCCTCTTCACCTTCACGTGGTTCTCGCTGGCAGCCTTCCTCCCTCCCGTCATCGAGGAACTGGGGCTAACCAGCACGCAGGCGGGAATCGTCAGCGGTGCGATCCAACTCAGCTACATCCCCCTGTCGCTGGTGTCGGGGCTCGTCATCGACCGACTGGGCTCGCGGAGCGCACTCGGTGCGGGGCTGTTCGTCATCGGGGCGGCCCACGTCGTGCGCGGACTCCCAACCGGATTCGTGACGATTCTCCTCCCGACCCTGCTCATCGGCGTCGGCGGGATGGCGGTCACGTTCGGCCTCCCGAAGCTCGTCTCCGAACTGTTTCCACCGGAGCGGTCGGGGACGATGTCCTCCGTCTACATGATCGGGGCCACGCTCGGAAGCGCGACCGTGTTCGCCGTCGCTCGCCCGCTCATCGGCCCGTTCGTGGGTGGCTGGCGACCGTTCTTCTGGTACACCGGGGCGGTCGTGGTCGGGTTCGCGGCGGTCTGGACGGTGGCCTCGTGGTACCTGTGGGGCCGCATCGACGAGTTCCCCGCGCAGGCCGACGATCAGACCTTCTCGCTGGCGTCGATGCGCGAGGACCTCGTCAGCGTCGTCACCCACTACGGGCTGTTCCTCGTGGTTATCGTCGCGACGTTGCGGCTGTTCATCACCCACGGCCTGTCGAGTTGGCTCCCGACGATACTCGAAGCGCGGGGCGTCACGCCCACCCTGGCGGGGACGCTCACGAGCCTGTTCATCCTCGTCCGCGTCCTCGGCATCGTCAGCGTTCCCGTCCTCTCGGACCGGTTCTCGACGCGCCGGCTGCCCATCGTTGCGTGTGGACTCGCGGGCACGCTCGGCCTCCTGGGACTGGTCGTCGCTGGTGGCGTCTGGACGCTGACGCTCTCGCTCGTGCTGATCGGGACGTTCGTCATCGGCGGGCTGTCGCCGCTCGTTCGTGCGCTTCCGATCGAGATGGCGGGGATCGGTCCCCGACTCACCGCGGTGGCGACGGGACTGATGTTCACGTTCGGTGAAGTCGGCGGGTTCGCGGGACCGTTCCTCATCGGCGCGCTCCGTGACCTGACGGGGGCGTTCGCGCCGTCGCTCGTCGTCCTGGCCGTCGCGAGCCTCGGGACCGCCGTCGCGGGGTACTTCATGGACGAGCCTGCCGAAGCCGAGTACGCCGAGTCGGCCGCCGAACCGACCGACTGA
- a CDS encoding GYD domain-containing protein encodes MPTYITLVDWTGEGIANVKESPRRLQQAREVFSTHGGEMTEFFMTMGQHDMVVVSQFPDDESYAKALLTVARGGSVRTETLKAFTEDEYRDVVDAL; translated from the coding sequence ATGCCTACCTACATTACGCTGGTCGACTGGACGGGAGAGGGGATCGCGAACGTCAAGGAGAGCCCCCGACGGCTCCAGCAGGCCCGGGAGGTCTTCTCGACACACGGTGGCGAGATGACGGAGTTCTTCATGACGATGGGGCAACACGACATGGTCGTCGTCTCGCAGTTCCCGGACGACGAGTCGTACGCGAAGGCGTTGCTGACGGTCGCCCGCGGCGGCTCCGTGCGGACGGAGACGCTGAAGGCGTTCACCGAGGACGAGTACCGCGACGTCGTCGACGCGCTCTGA
- a CDS encoding aminopeptidase, with protein sequence MDPRIREHAETIADHSTGIEAGENVVIAMPREAEDLAVALHEVVGDRGANPVYLNNSERASRAFLRACADGSDEDGGEFETPDHQLALYEETDVVVIARGGANVSEQSDVAPETTAAYRRAMQPVLKERLSKRWCLTQFPSSGHAQLAGMSTEAYENFVWDAVSLDWDAQRAHQAEMVEILDDADEVRIRSGEGTDVTMSVAGNTTLNDYGEKNLPGGEVFTAPVRESVEGEVHFDMPLYRQGREIEGVRVRFEEGRVESYSAERNEEVLDGVFDTDEGARYLGELGIGMNRNIDRFTYNMLFDEKMGDTVHMAVGAAYEECVGEENEANESAEHVDMIVDMSTESVIEVDGEVVQRDGTFVFEDGFE encoded by the coding sequence ATGGACCCACGCATCCGCGAACACGCGGAGACCATCGCCGACCACTCGACGGGGATCGAGGCGGGCGAGAACGTCGTTATCGCCATGCCACGGGAGGCCGAGGACCTCGCCGTCGCCCTCCACGAGGTGGTCGGCGACAGGGGGGCGAACCCGGTCTACCTGAACAACTCCGAGCGCGCCTCGCGGGCGTTCTTGCGCGCGTGCGCCGACGGGAGCGACGAGGACGGCGGTGAGTTCGAGACGCCCGACCACCAGCTCGCGCTGTACGAGGAGACCGACGTCGTCGTCATCGCTCGCGGCGGCGCCAACGTGAGCGAGCAGTCCGACGTCGCGCCCGAGACGACCGCGGCCTACAGGCGAGCGATGCAGCCGGTGCTGAAAGAGCGGCTCTCGAAGCGCTGGTGTCTCACGCAGTTTCCCTCCTCCGGTCACGCCCAGCTAGCGGGAATGAGCACCGAAGCGTACGAGAACTTCGTCTGGGACGCCGTCAGCCTCGACTGGGACGCCCAGCGCGCCCACCAGGCGGAGATGGTCGAGATTCTCGACGACGCCGACGAAGTGCGGATCAGATCGGGCGAGGGGACGGACGTGACGATGTCCGTCGCCGGCAACACGACGCTGAACGACTACGGCGAGAAGAACCTCCCGGGAGGGGAGGTGTTCACCGCCCCCGTGAGGGAAAGCGTCGAGGGCGAGGTCCACTTCGACATGCCGCTGTACCGGCAGGGGAGAGAGATAGAGGGGGTCCGCGTCCGGTTCGAGGAGGGCCGCGTCGAGTCGTACTCGGCCGAGCGCAACGAGGAGGTCCTCGACGGCGTCTTCGACACCGACGAGGGCGCGCGCTACCTGGGCGAACTCGGCATCGGGATGAACCGGAACATCGACCGGTTCACCTACAACATGCTGTTCGACGAGAAGATGGGCGACACGGTCCACATGGCCGTCGGCGCGGCCTACGAGGAGTGCGTCGGCGAGGAGAACGAGGCGAACGAGTCGGCCGAGCACGTCGACATGATCGTCGACATGAGCACCGAGTCCGTCATCGAGGTGGACGGCGAAGTCGTCCAGCGAGACGGCACGTTCGTGTTCGAGGACGGGTTCGAGTAG
- a CDS encoding DUF1931 family protein, whose amino-acid sequence MADLIVKAAVKEALSDKNVASDFYDALDAEVKELLEDAARRAEENDRKTVQPRDL is encoded by the coding sequence ATGGCAGACCTCATTGTCAAGGCAGCCGTCAAAGAAGCGCTCAGCGACAAGAACGTAGCCTCCGACTTCTACGATGCGCTGGACGCGGAAGTGAAGGAGCTGCTCGAGGACGCCGCTCGTCGAGCCGAGGAAAACGACCGGAAGACCGTCCAGCCCCGCGACCTGTAA